Proteins from a genomic interval of Paenibacillus sp. FSL H8-0048:
- a CDS encoding lmo0937 family membrane protein — protein MLWGLIGLVVAIWLFGVIFNFMGNLIHLLLFVAAVLFVVNLFKGRSRRS, from the coding sequence ATGCTGTGGGGACTCATTGGACTCGTAGTGGCAATCTGGCTGTTCGGCGTCATCTTTAACTTCATGGGTAACCTGATCCATCTGCTGCTGTTCGTGGCAGCGGTGCTGTTCGTGGTGAACCTGTTTAAAGGCAGATCTCGAAGATCATAA
- a CDS encoding GntR family transcriptional regulator, producing the protein MAGDSGSMPMYEKIFQTLRERINKNEYKAGERVPSEKELCSEFGVSRITSKKALKMLADEHLIVRQPGRGSFVADANSLIMKPFELPQTVRTTGKKRIIGLVITHFSDMYGTELIYGMEEASRDHDAFLVVRRSFGIPELEEKAIQQLLGLGVDGLIIFPAQGEYFSAEILKLVIQKFPFVMIDRYLKGIPASSVSTDNIQAAKEATQYLFGLGHRHIGFLAPPPANTTAIEERIDGIIEAHVGQNLLVNRELWMETITSTMPNVFDPQARIEDVDRLVEHLRQHPQITALFAAEYNIALLVEEAADRLGLRIPEDLSVICFDSPELQEGCRITHMRQNQFSIGKQAFENVLTMQGNEQPITRILLPAVLISGRSTAKVRKQ; encoded by the coding sequence ATGGCGGGCGACTCAGGCTCGATGCCGATGTACGAGAAGATTTTTCAGACGCTGCGCGAGCGGATCAACAAAAATGAATATAAAGCCGGGGAACGGGTTCCCTCGGAGAAAGAGCTATGCAGTGAGTTCGGGGTGAGCCGGATTACTTCTAAAAAAGCACTTAAGATGCTGGCCGACGAACATCTGATTGTCCGCCAGCCGGGCAGAGGATCGTTCGTAGCGGATGCGAATTCCCTAATCATGAAACCGTTTGAACTTCCGCAGACGGTACGGACAACGGGCAAGAAACGGATTATCGGGCTGGTGATTACACACTTCAGTGATATGTATGGAACCGAGCTGATCTACGGGATGGAGGAGGCTTCGCGCGACCATGACGCGTTCCTCGTCGTCCGGCGGTCCTTCGGGATTCCGGAGCTGGAGGAGAAGGCGATACAGCAATTGCTGGGACTCGGTGTAGACGGACTGATTATTTTCCCGGCACAGGGTGAATATTTCAGTGCAGAGATCCTGAAGCTGGTGATTCAGAAGTTCCCGTTCGTGATGATTGACAGGTACTTGAAGGGAATTCCTGCTTCCTCTGTGAGTACGGACAATATTCAAGCGGCCAAGGAGGCCACACAATATCTGTTTGGGCTGGGACATCGTCATATCGGATTCCTGGCACCACCTCCGGCGAATACCACCGCTATTGAGGAACGCATCGATGGTATTATCGAAGCTCATGTCGGGCAGAATTTGCTGGTGAACCGTGAATTATGGATGGAGACGATCACTTCTACGATGCCGAATGTGTTTGACCCGCAGGCCCGCATAGAGGATGTGGACCGGCTGGTGGAGCATCTCCGCCAGCATCCGCAGATTACCGCGCTGTTCGCTGCCGAATATAACATCGCGCTGCTGGTGGAGGAGGCGGCAGACCGGCTGGGCCTGCGGATTCCTGAGGACTTATCGGTCATCTGCTTCGACAGCCCCGAGCTGCAAGAGGGTTGCCGGATCACGCATATGCGGCAGAATCAGTTCAGCATCGGCAAGCAGGCCTTTGAGAATGTGCTGACGATGCAAGGGAATGAACAGCCGATTACCCGCATTCTTCTGCCGGCGGTATTAATCTCAGGCCGGTCTACAGCGAAGGTCCGTAAGCAATGA
- a CDS encoding class I SAM-dependent methyltransferase, whose translation MNIWKSEKPFFETDSITGHLYSAWRGHCRFGYDLVRNLKPGKLVELGTYYGASFFSFCQGVKDEGLDTKCYAVDTWIGDKHSGFFTGTIYDSVHELGEQFYPGISNLLRMTFDEAVENFEDNSIDLLHIDGLHTYEAVKHDYELWLPKLADNGVVLFHDITVHMDDFGVYQLWDELQELHPAAQFEHSHGLGILMPKGCPQVMSYMLSKWDKIKPLYI comes from the coding sequence ATGAATATATGGAAAAGTGAAAAACCTTTTTTTGAAACGGACTCGATAACGGGACATCTGTATAGCGCTTGGCGGGGACACTGCAGGTTCGGTTACGATCTGGTTCGTAATTTAAAGCCGGGTAAATTGGTGGAATTAGGAACTTATTATGGGGCATCGTTCTTCTCCTTCTGTCAAGGCGTGAAGGATGAGGGGCTGGATACGAAATGTTATGCGGTGGATACATGGATTGGCGACAAGCATTCCGGCTTCTTCACGGGTACCATTTATGATTCGGTGCACGAGCTAGGAGAGCAATTCTATCCCGGAATCTCTAATTTACTCCGTATGACCTTTGACGAGGCTGTAGAGAATTTTGAAGACAACAGCATCGATCTTCTGCATATTGACGGTCTTCACACCTACGAAGCGGTCAAGCATGATTATGAATTGTGGCTGCCCAAGCTGGCTGACAACGGTGTCGTTCTATTTCATGATATTACTGTGCACATGGATGATTTCGGTGTATACCAGCTCTGGGATGAATTACAGGAATTGCACCCTGCTGCCCAATTTGAACATTCCCATGGTCTAGGCATTCTCATGCCCAAAGGCTGCCCGCAAGTTATGTCTTATATGCTCTCTAAATGGGATAAGATTAAACCTCTATACATCTGA
- a CDS encoding alpha-mannosidase, translating into MANNLDNNIANKKTAHIISHTHWDREWYMPYEHHHLLLIELMDKLLGTLDQDPDYRYFHLDGQTIIREDYLQVRPEQRERLDRYIREGRIHFGPWYVLQDEFLTSGEANLRNLLIGHMDARPFGIISKTGYFPDSFGNMGQAPQILQQAGITNAIFGRGVKPTGFNNEVSENDTYESPYSEMVWRSPDGSEVLGVLFANWYCNGMEVPADPVAAKAYWDKNLADAGKFASTPHLLFMNGCDHQPIQTDLSEAIRTASSLYPDVEFVHSNFDEYLKALEADLPGDLVTVEGELRSQHTDGWGTLVNTASSRVYLKQLNQSGQTLLEKVAEPLAAFAALAGVQAYPHALLTYAWKTLMQNHPHDSICGCSVDEVHREMVTRFAKSSQMAEAIAAQSAAALTEAIDVAGVAAWGTDAVPFTVFNTSGWSRTGTVTVELITTKKYFPQGPTPQGLARELAQEPLGEWQVMDEAGKVYPADLADLGVHFGYELPKDRFRQPYMARKVRVTFPAVDVAALGYRTYALVPAAAATGAEAAGLDSVRVQGHTMENGKLIVAVASNGTVTVTDKQSGAVYAGLNVYENTGDIGNEYVYRQPEGSEVLTTEGLTAEISVKEQSPSRVVMETVLRWEVPASADETFLTEKQQMVPFTERTAQRSAQMVPLVLTTHYTLEAGSGMLQVSTSFDNQAKDQRLRALFPTGLEADHHYADSVFEVARRNNQPAAEWINPSNAQHQQVFVSVADGVHGLAVANKGLNEYEVLLDGKNTIAVTLLRSSSELGDWGVFETPEAQCLGQQSVEYAIIPYTGDGAVSGAYAQAYQYQIPWTVLQTQGPATRVPVVNGRPHSGGLTLPVSGQWLSWNSSASPLAFSTLKMAEETGDLVARWYNLGGEPAELTVQPSFSAEAVYESDVLERRVSKLAAAEQPVDGFKIVTQVYQLEK; encoded by the coding sequence ATGGCTAACAACCTAGATAACAACATCGCTAATAAAAAAACAGCACATATCATCTCGCACACCCACTGGGACCGTGAATGGTATATGCCTTATGAACATCATCATCTGTTATTGATTGAACTGATGGATAAGCTGCTGGGCACGCTGGATCAAGATCCGGATTACCGCTATTTCCATCTGGACGGACAGACCATTATCCGCGAGGATTATCTCCAGGTCCGCCCGGAGCAGAGAGAGCGGCTGGACCGCTACATTCGTGAAGGACGCATTCATTTTGGTCCGTGGTACGTGCTCCAGGACGAATTCCTGACCAGCGGGGAGGCGAATCTGCGCAACCTGCTGATCGGGCATATGGATGCAAGGCCCTTCGGGATCATCTCCAAAACCGGCTATTTCCCCGATTCCTTCGGCAACATGGGCCAGGCGCCGCAGATTCTCCAGCAGGCCGGAATTACGAATGCCATCTTCGGACGCGGCGTGAAGCCGACAGGCTTCAATAATGAAGTCAGCGAGAACGATACCTACGAGTCTCCTTATTCCGAGATGGTCTGGCGTTCCCCGGACGGTTCGGAGGTGCTGGGTGTGCTGTTCGCCAACTGGTACTGCAACGGTATGGAGGTTCCGGCAGACCCGGTTGCTGCGAAGGCGTATTGGGACAAGAATCTCGCAGACGCCGGGAAGTTCGCTTCTACTCCGCATCTGCTGTTCATGAACGGCTGCGATCACCAGCCGATTCAGACCGATCTGTCCGAGGCGATCCGCACAGCTTCCAGCTTGTATCCCGATGTGGAGTTCGTACACTCCAATTTCGACGAGTACCTGAAGGCACTGGAAGCTGATCTTCCCGGCGATCTGGTGACGGTGGAAGGGGAGCTGCGCAGCCAGCATACGGATGGTTGGGGCACACTGGTCAACACGGCATCCTCACGGGTGTATCTGAAGCAATTGAACCAATCCGGCCAGACCTTGCTGGAAAAGGTGGCTGAGCCATTGGCGGCGTTCGCTGCGCTGGCCGGCGTACAGGCCTATCCGCATGCGCTGCTGACCTATGCGTGGAAGACGCTCATGCAGAATCATCCGCATGACAGCATCTGCGGCTGCAGCGTGGATGAGGTGCACCGCGAGATGGTGACCCGGTTCGCCAAGAGCAGCCAGATGGCTGAGGCGATTGCCGCGCAGAGCGCGGCTGCGCTTACTGAAGCCATTGATGTGGCCGGAGTAGCGGCCTGGGGAACGGATGCGGTTCCGTTCACCGTATTTAACACCAGCGGCTGGTCCAGAACCGGAACGGTTACGGTGGAGCTGATTACGACGAAGAAATATTTCCCGCAAGGCCCAACCCCGCAGGGGCTTGCACGGGAGCTTGCGCAGGAGCCGCTGGGCGAATGGCAGGTTATGGACGAAGCGGGCAAAGTCTATCCGGCTGACCTTGCGGATCTCGGGGTTCACTTCGGGTACGAGCTGCCCAAGGACCGCTTCCGCCAGCCTTATATGGCGCGTAAGGTCCGGGTGACCTTCCCGGCAGTGGATGTGGCTGCGCTTGGTTACCGTACGTATGCATTGGTTCCCGCTGCGGCTGCCACCGGAGCGGAAGCAGCCGGGCTGGATAGTGTACGTGTACAAGGCCATACGATGGAGAACGGGAAGCTTATCGTGGCGGTTGCAAGTAACGGTACCGTGACCGTTACAGACAAACAGTCAGGTGCGGTCTATGCCGGACTGAACGTCTATGAGAACACCGGTGACATCGGCAATGAGTATGTGTACCGCCAGCCGGAAGGCAGTGAGGTGCTGACCACCGAAGGCTTAACGGCTGAGATTTCAGTCAAGGAGCAGTCCCCGTCGCGTGTGGTGATGGAGACGGTGCTGCGCTGGGAGGTTCCGGCCAGTGCAGACGAGACCTTCCTCACCGAGAAGCAGCAGATGGTTCCGTTCACTGAGCGTACCGCGCAGCGTTCGGCTCAGATGGTGCCGCTAGTGCTGACCACACACTATACACTGGAAGCTGGAAGCGGAATGTTACAGGTAAGCACCAGCTTCGATAATCAGGCCAAGGATCAGCGGCTCAGAGCTTTGTTCCCTACAGGGCTTGAAGCGGACCACCACTATGCGGACTCTGTCTTCGAGGTGGCCAGACGCAATAACCAGCCTGCGGCGGAGTGGATCAATCCGAGTAATGCCCAGCATCAGCAGGTCTTCGTCAGCGTAGCGGACGGAGTCCATGGGCTTGCGGTTGCGAACAAGGGACTGAATGAGTATGAAGTACTGCTGGACGGCAAAAACACCATTGCTGTAACCCTGCTGCGCTCATCCTCTGAACTCGGAGACTGGGGTGTGTTCGAGACGCCGGAGGCACAGTGCCTGGGCCAGCAATCCGTAGAATACGCGATCATCCCTTATACAGGTGACGGAGCGGTGTCTGGTGCTTATGCACAAGCCTACCAGTACCAGATTCCGTGGACGGTCCTTCAGACTCAAGGTCCTGCTACACGCGTTCCGGTCGTGAATGGACGTCCGCATTCAGGCGGATTGACCCTGCCTGTATCCGGGCAGTGGTTAAGCTGGAACTCCAGCGCTTCGCCGCTGGCCTTCTCGACCCTGAAGATGGCTGAGGAGACAGGCGACCTCGTGGCCCGCTGGTACAATCTGGGCGGCGAACCTGCGGAGCTTACAGTCCAGCCATCCTTCAGTGCAGAGGCAGTCTATGAGAGTGATGTGCTGGAGCGCCGTGTTTCGAAGCTTGCGGCAGCGGAGCAGCCTGTGGACGGCTTCAAGATCGTCACACAGGTGTACCAGTTGGAGAAATAG
- a CDS encoding glycoside hydrolase family 125 protein: MEVQHTPVKLQNEIPKSVYDLIGKIQGELPDSSKLAKMFEDCIINTIGTTISQKADGTTFVITGDIPAMWLRDSAAQVRPYLLLAAEDPKMEAMIAGLVKRQMNYILLDPYANAFNEESNGHGHQSDLTDMSPWIWERKYEIDSLAYPIQLSYLLWKNSGCVSQFDETFRKAALEIMKLWRVEQHHETDSPYTFQRLDAPLTDTLTREGKGSETAYTGMTWSGFRPSDDCCEYGYLVPSNMFAVVVLRYLEEIAQAIYGDQELAAAAQKLGQEINQGIQEYGIYNHPVYGRIYAYETDGLGHYNLMDDANVPSLLSLPYLGYTDENDEVYRNTRRFILSEDNPYYYKGQVAEGIGSPHTPEGYIWHIALSMQGLTSPERSEKERLLQLIQDTDGGTGLTHEGFSVNDAAAFTRPWFSWSNMLFSELIMDYCGLRVVK; encoded by the coding sequence TTGGAGGTGCAACATACACCCGTGAAGCTGCAGAATGAAATTCCGAAGTCAGTCTATGATTTGATCGGCAAGATACAAGGGGAGTTGCCAGACTCTTCCAAGCTGGCCAAGATGTTCGAGGACTGCATTATCAATACCATTGGTACCACCATTTCGCAGAAAGCAGATGGCACCACCTTCGTTATAACAGGTGATATACCAGCTATGTGGCTGCGTGATTCCGCCGCCCAGGTTCGCCCGTATCTGCTGCTTGCCGCAGAAGATCCTAAGATGGAGGCGATGATTGCGGGTCTGGTGAAGCGGCAGATGAACTATATTCTGCTTGATCCGTATGCCAATGCCTTCAATGAAGAGTCGAACGGCCACGGACATCAATCGGATCTTACAGACATGAGCCCATGGATCTGGGAACGCAAGTATGAGATTGATTCGCTGGCGTATCCGATTCAGCTCAGTTATCTGCTCTGGAAGAATAGCGGCTGCGTATCGCAGTTCGACGAGACCTTCCGCAAGGCAGCGCTTGAAATCATGAAGCTGTGGAGAGTGGAGCAGCATCACGAGACAGATTCTCCCTATACGTTCCAGCGGCTGGATGCACCGCTCACGGATACCTTGACCCGTGAAGGCAAAGGCAGCGAAACTGCGTATACCGGGATGACCTGGTCAGGCTTCCGGCCAAGTGATGATTGCTGTGAATACGGTTATCTGGTGCCGTCCAATATGTTCGCTGTGGTGGTCCTGCGCTATCTGGAAGAGATCGCTCAAGCGATCTACGGGGACCAGGAGCTTGCGGCAGCGGCACAGAAGCTGGGGCAGGAGATTAATCAGGGGATTCAGGAGTATGGCATCTATAATCATCCGGTCTATGGGAGAATCTATGCTTATGAGACGGATGGGCTGGGCCACTATAATCTGATGGATGATGCCAATGTGCCAAGCCTGCTGTCCTTGCCTTACTTGGGTTATACCGACGAGAATGACGAGGTGTACCGCAATACCCGGAGATTTATCCTCAGCGAAGACAATCCTTATTACTATAAAGGGCAGGTTGCAGAAGGCATCGGCAGTCCGCATACCCCGGAAGGTTACATCTGGCACATCGCCTTGTCTATGCAAGGACTTACGTCACCGGAACGCAGCGAGAAAGAACGCTTACTGCAGCTGATTCAGGATACGGATGGCGGCACAGGCCTGACACACGAAGGCTTCTCTGTCAACGATGCCGCAGCATTCACCCGTCCGTGGTTCTCCTGGTCGAATATGCTGTTCAGCGAACTGATTATGGATTATTGCGGATTACGGGTAGTGAAGTAG
- a CDS encoding carbohydrate ABC transporter permease: protein MVKHRLQRNIQYGILVILGLCFLLPLFWILLASFDTNAQQGIKFPNFTLDNFSAVLGDSGNLRSFGVGIILSGGQATLVVLASVLAAYPLSRYEMRFKKSFLLSILFMTALPITAVMVPVFQMFLFFKLQNSIFATMLFLTSSSLPYGIWMMKSFMDSVPIDLEEAAWIDGASVWGGLRRIVAPLMLPGIATIAIFTFSGSWGNFFVPYILLQTPEKLPASVTIYQFFGSHGMVEYGRLAAFSLLYTMPSVVLYMFSQRYMSKGFSMGGATKG from the coding sequence GTGGTCAAGCATAGGCTTCAACGTAATATCCAATACGGAATTCTGGTCATTCTGGGACTCTGTTTCCTGCTGCCGTTATTCTGGATTCTGCTCGCTTCGTTTGATACAAATGCCCAGCAGGGTATTAAGTTCCCGAACTTCACGCTGGATAACTTCTCGGCAGTGCTCGGAGACAGCGGCAATCTGCGTTCGTTCGGCGTAGGGATCATTCTCTCCGGAGGTCAGGCAACCCTTGTTGTTCTTGCATCCGTCCTGGCTGCGTACCCGTTATCCCGTTATGAGATGCGCTTCAAAAAAAGCTTCCTGCTCAGCATCCTCTTCATGACGGCTCTGCCGATTACGGCGGTTATGGTTCCGGTATTTCAAATGTTCCTGTTCTTCAAATTGCAGAACTCAATCTTCGCAACCATGCTCTTCCTCACATCCTCCTCGCTTCCTTACGGGATCTGGATGATGAAGAGCTTCATGGACTCTGTGCCAATCGACCTGGAGGAAGCAGCCTGGATCGACGGGGCCTCCGTCTGGGGCGGATTACGTAGAATCGTGGCTCCGCTAATGCTTCCAGGTATCGCAACGATTGCGATCTTTACCTTCTCGGGCAGCTGGGGGAATTTCTTCGTACCGTATATTCTGCTCCAGACACCGGAGAAGCTGCCGGCATCCGTTACCATCTATCAATTCTTCGGCAGCCACGGCATGGTCGAATACGGCAGACTCGCTGCCTTCTCACTGCTCTACACGATGCCTTCCGTAGTGCTGTATATGTTCTCCCAGCGGTATATGTCCAAGGGGTTCAGCATGGGCGGAGCAACTAAAGGATAA
- a CDS encoding extracellular solute-binding protein yields MKINKFKVSMTAAMASLLLLTTACSSGNSNSGSGAAEGKQEVTITFRSSGSEDTLTKYFESGLIEKFETDNPDIKIKIAPVLASEGDYTSKIVLQMKSPDTAPDIVAEDTSIIKSDAAAGYLEPLDTQVAGWSDWKDKFIENLKAGVTGEDGKIYGIPATSDTRGIWYNKELLAQAGLPVPFKPASWDEVLEAARTIKDKLPGVTPLNMIVGKSSGEGVTMQTLEMLLYGTNDTLYNDETKKWVVSSPGLLDSFKFIDQLFNVDKTGPTMQVALNGQAGSIAFQQLFPQGKLAMAVDGSWAGSTWFENGAAPIENVADKMGFAPFPTQNGQEPGAITMSGGWAWSIPAQSQNKEAAWKFMEFLMNQENATGRVMAEGNLSPRNDSVDVAGYTDRTYTAEAQALLEVAKFRPANDEYATVSAQIQSIVESIASGKLTPEDAVKQLKDNVVRALGEDKVEVK; encoded by the coding sequence ATGAAAATAAATAAATTCAAAGTTTCAATGACTGCGGCAATGGCTTCTCTTCTTCTGTTGACTACAGCTTGTTCAAGCGGCAATTCGAATTCCGGTTCGGGCGCAGCCGAAGGGAAGCAGGAGGTCACAATTACCTTCCGTTCGTCGGGCTCTGAGGATACATTGACCAAGTATTTTGAATCGGGACTGATTGAGAAGTTCGAAACGGACAACCCGGATATCAAGATCAAGATCGCTCCGGTGCTGGCCAGTGAAGGGGATTACACCTCCAAAATCGTCCTGCAGATGAAGTCGCCCGATACCGCGCCGGATATTGTAGCCGAAGATACCTCCATTATTAAATCGGATGCCGCCGCCGGATATCTGGAGCCGCTCGATACTCAGGTTGCGGGCTGGAGTGACTGGAAGGACAAGTTCATTGAGAATCTGAAGGCCGGTGTGACCGGTGAAGACGGCAAAATCTACGGCATTCCGGCCACCTCGGATACACGCGGTATCTGGTATAACAAGGAACTGCTGGCGCAAGCAGGATTACCGGTACCGTTCAAGCCTGCCTCTTGGGATGAGGTGCTGGAAGCAGCACGCACGATTAAGGATAAGCTGCCTGGCGTAACCCCGCTGAATATGATCGTGGGCAAATCGAGCGGTGAAGGCGTAACGATGCAGACGCTGGAGATGCTTCTGTACGGCACGAATGACACGCTCTACAACGATGAAACCAAGAAATGGGTCGTAAGCAGCCCCGGACTATTAGATTCCTTCAAATTCATTGATCAGTTGTTCAATGTAGATAAGACTGGACCGACGATGCAGGTAGCACTGAACGGACAAGCCGGCAGCATTGCCTTCCAGCAATTGTTCCCGCAAGGCAAGCTGGCGATGGCCGTGGACGGAAGCTGGGCCGGTTCGACCTGGTTCGAGAACGGTGCGGCACCGATTGAGAATGTGGCAGACAAGATGGGCTTCGCGCCATTCCCGACACAGAACGGTCAAGAGCCTGGAGCGATCACCATGTCCGGCGGCTGGGCCTGGTCGATTCCGGCACAATCGCAGAACAAGGAAGCCGCGTGGAAGTTCATGGAGTTCCTGATGAATCAGGAGAACGCTACCGGACGCGTAATGGCTGAGGGGAACCTGAGCCCGCGTAATGATTCTGTGGACGTAGCAGGCTATACCGACCGCACGTATACCGCCGAGGCGCAAGCCTTGCTGGAGGTGGCGAAATTCCGCCCGGCCAATGACGAGTATGCTACCGTATCCGCCCAGATTCAGAGCATTGTCGAGAGCATTGCTTCCGGCAAGCTGACACCGGAGGACGCTGTGAAGCAGCTGAAGGATAATGTAGTCCGCGCCCTTGGCGAAGATAAAGTAGAAGTCAAATAG
- a CDS encoding FkbM family methyltransferase: MTTPLISEKQAFLEGSFAKSEFITTMHERYHQLLFAYSHYLKETDIARIEIIDGSVIMVTRQHGFKLLCNPQDQRTVPIEILNFGAYEQEELECIFNLLTSTSVILDIGANCGYYSLHLARHYPLSKVYAFEPIPATFENLQKNLDLNHVSNVTAYNIGLSDKSGTLPVYFYKQGSGNSSLQNLSGGEEVMQVDCEFRTLDSYIEQIPEQIDFIKCDVEGAELLVLEGGLDMISKHKPILLFELLRKWAAKFSYHPNDVLQILEKLDYRCFAVESGQITPIEKIEDHTRQTNFVFLHRDKHADKF, translated from the coding sequence ATGACAACACCGCTAATTTCAGAAAAACAAGCATTTCTCGAAGGAAGTTTCGCAAAGTCCGAATTTATCACGACCATGCATGAAAGATATCACCAGCTCTTATTTGCCTATAGCCATTACCTAAAGGAGACCGATATTGCCAGAATCGAAATCATAGACGGCAGTGTCATTATGGTCACCAGACAGCATGGCTTCAAGCTATTATGTAATCCCCAAGATCAGAGAACCGTTCCCATCGAAATCCTTAATTTCGGCGCATACGAGCAGGAAGAACTGGAATGTATCTTCAATCTTCTAACTTCGACCTCAGTCATTCTGGATATAGGAGCCAATTGCGGATATTACTCACTGCATCTGGCACGGCATTACCCGCTCAGTAAGGTGTACGCCTTCGAACCTATTCCTGCCACCTTCGAGAATTTGCAGAAGAATCTGGATTTGAACCACGTTTCCAATGTGACAGCTTATAATATAGGACTATCCGACAAGTCAGGTACACTTCCTGTCTATTTCTATAAACAAGGGTCAGGCAACAGCTCATTGCAAAATTTATCGGGCGGTGAGGAGGTCATGCAGGTGGATTGCGAATTCCGTACTTTGGATTCTTATATTGAGCAAATACCAGAGCAGATTGATTTCATAAAATGCGATGTGGAAGGCGCCGAGCTTCTCGTTCTGGAGGGTGGACTTGACATGATCAGTAAGCACAAGCCGATCCTGTTGTTTGAGCTGCTACGCAAGTGGGCCGCCAAATTCAGCTATCACCCTAATGATGTGCTGCAAATTCTGGAAAAGCTTGATTACCGCTGCTTCGCAGTGGAGTCTGGACAAATTACTCCTATTGAAAAAATAGAGGATCATACAAGGCAAACCAATTTTGTGTTTCTGCACAGGGATAAACATGCTGATAAATTCTAA
- a CDS encoding carbohydrate ABC transporter permease gives MKRKSRGAFLFLTPSVLLLLIFFIVPIILTICFAFTNMALTGSAARNLQFIGFQNFTNMFQDPDFRISVWRTLVFLIFSAVIGQVVLGFILALLMKEKNVTFRRIIGIIVIAGWVTPEIVVAFCMVAFFSDNGSLNQIIGWFGISPVSWLFSFPMVSVIIANIWHGTAFSMMVYQSALDEIPKDIEEAATIDGASNFKILSYITIPMVKGSIVTNMMLVTLQTLGVFTLIYTMTGGGPGTATQTLPVFMYNQAFVNYQFGYGTAISLVLLVIGIVASLFYMKSMKVKV, from the coding sequence ATGAAAAGGAAGTCACGGGGCGCATTTTTATTCTTGACGCCTTCTGTCTTGCTGCTGCTGATATTCTTTATCGTACCGATTATATTGACCATTTGCTTTGCCTTCACCAATATGGCTCTGACGGGCAGTGCTGCCCGTAACCTGCAATTCATCGGCTTCCAGAACTTCACCAATATGTTCCAGGACCCGGATTTCCGGATCAGTGTCTGGAGAACCCTGGTGTTCCTGATTTTCTCAGCGGTCATCGGGCAGGTTGTGCTCGGCTTCATTCTGGCCCTATTAATGAAAGAAAAGAATGTAACCTTCCGCCGGATCATCGGCATCATCGTGATTGCAGGCTGGGTAACACCTGAGATCGTTGTCGCCTTCTGTATGGTGGCCTTCTTCAGTGATAACGGGTCCCTCAATCAGATCATCGGCTGGTTCGGCATTAGCCCGGTCTCCTGGCTGTTCAGCTTCCCGATGGTGAGTGTCATCATTGCCAACATCTGGCACGGCACCGCGTTCTCAATGATGGTCTATCAATCTGCTCTGGATGAGATTCCTAAGGACATTGAAGAGGCAGCCACGATTGACGGCGCAAGCAACTTCAAGATTCTAAGCTACATCACCATTCCTATGGTCAAAGGCTCGATCGTCACCAACATGATGCTTGTCACGCTCCAGACACTGGGCGTATTCACACTGATCTATACCATGACCGGAGGGGGACCGGGAACGGCCACTCAGACCTTACCGGTATTTATGTACAACCAGGCCTTCGTCAATTATCAATTCGGATACGGCACTGCAATCTCACTCGTACTGCTGGTGATCGGAATTGTTGCAAGCTTGTTCTATATGAAATCTATGAAAGTCAAGGTCTAA